Proteins from a genomic interval of Kitasatospora herbaricolor:
- a CDS encoding DUF4232 domain-containing protein codes for MRSHIVAVALVVTALAATATACGPENGSASAEGTTATTAAATSAAPSTPTATATATATATATATAAKSAKPTASASGSGDKSGYGQACGANDLTFSAKLESQAGGYIQISAKAKPGITCVLSGEHPVIAFGSGGIEAANAEQAVGRPITLSGSAVAYAGINPKTTNDDQAVEFKDVIIGIGHPDPNPVSVPVGAVRVDKPIVTNWHTDAKDAVPGV; via the coding sequence ATGCGCTCGCACATCGTTGCCGTCGCACTCGTGGTCACCGCACTCGCGGCAACGGCCACCGCCTGCGGCCCGGAGAACGGTTCGGCCTCCGCCGAGGGGACCACTGCGACGACCGCTGCCGCCACGTCGGCCGCTCCTTCGACGCCCACGGCGACGGCGACGGCGACGGCGACAGCGACGGCGACGGCGACAGCCGCGAAATCGGCGAAGCCCACCGCTTCCGCCTCCGGTTCGGGCGACAAGAGCGGCTACGGCCAGGCCTGCGGCGCCAACGACCTCACGTTCAGCGCCAAGCTGGAGAGCCAGGCCGGCGGCTACATCCAGATCTCCGCCAAGGCCAAGCCCGGCATCACCTGCGTCCTGTCCGGCGAGCACCCGGTCATCGCCTTCGGTTCGGGCGGCATCGAGGCCGCCAACGCCGAGCAGGCCGTCGGTCGGCCGATCACGCTCAGCGGCTCCGCCGTCGCCTACGCGGGGATCAACCCGAAGACCACCAACGACGATCAAGCCGTGGAGTTCAAGGACGTCATCATCGGCATCGGTCATCCGGACCCGAACCCCGTGAGTGTTCCTGTCGGCGCCGTCAGGGTCGACAAGCCGATCGTCACCAACTGGCACACCGACGCGAAGGATGCCGTCCCCGGCGTCTGA
- a CDS encoding YihY/virulence factor BrkB family protein, which yields MAPESGNHQPAGGHPPSGEDPRPGERRARSPGPSRRVERAAPDELSGLPRGAWWAVLRRTGKEFLADDLPDRAAALTYYGVLAVFPSLLVLVSTLGVIGRTATQGILDNLQDLAPGPATDLLRDAIGQLQNSSGPSSVLGVLSLLAAVWAASGYVGAFIRAANAVYDVAEGRPIWKVTPLRLGLTVLLMVMLAASAVIVVFTGPLADRAGRALGLGGTALTLWAFAKWPVLLLLVVCMIAVLYWAAPNVRGRGLRWITPGSALSVLLWLAASAGFASYVANFASYNKIYGTLGGVIVFLVWLWLANLAILLGLEFDAELSRARAVEGGHPADEEPYVEPRDTSTWPSASAPRAADEG from the coding sequence ATGGCACCCGAGTCCGGCAACCACCAACCGGCCGGCGGACACCCACCGAGCGGTGAGGATCCGCGCCCGGGCGAGCGTCGGGCGCGATCCCCGGGCCCGAGTCGCCGGGTGGAGCGCGCGGCCCCCGACGAGTTGTCGGGCCTGCCACGCGGGGCCTGGTGGGCGGTCCTGCGCCGAACGGGCAAGGAGTTCCTCGCGGACGACCTCCCGGACCGCGCCGCCGCCCTGACCTACTACGGCGTGCTGGCCGTCTTCCCCTCCCTGCTCGTCCTGGTCTCGACCCTCGGGGTGATCGGACGAACGGCGACCCAGGGAATCCTGGACAACCTGCAGGACCTCGCACCTGGGCCGGCCACGGATCTGCTGCGTGACGCCATCGGCCAACTGCAGAACAGCAGCGGCCCCAGCTCGGTGCTGGGCGTGCTGAGCCTGCTGGCGGCCGTGTGGGCCGCGTCCGGCTACGTCGGGGCCTTCATCCGCGCCGCCAACGCCGTCTACGACGTCGCCGAGGGGCGCCCGATCTGGAAGGTCACGCCGCTGCGGCTCGGCCTCACGGTTCTACTGATGGTGATGCTCGCCGCGAGTGCGGTGATCGTCGTCTTCACCGGCCCGCTCGCGGACCGGGCCGGCCGGGCCCTCGGCCTGGGCGGAACCGCGCTCACGCTGTGGGCCTTCGCCAAGTGGCCCGTCCTGCTGCTGCTCGTCGTCTGCATGATCGCGGTGCTCTACTGGGCGGCGCCGAACGTACGGGGACGTGGCCTTCGGTGGATCACCCCTGGCAGTGCGCTGTCGGTGCTCCTCTGGTTGGCGGCATCGGCCGGGTTCGCCTCCTACGTCGCGAACTTCGCCTCCTACAACAAGATCTACGGAACGCTCGGCGGCGTCATCGTCTTCCTGGTCTGGCTCTGGCTCGCCAACCTCGCGATCCTGCTCGGGCTGGAGTTCGACGCCGAGCTCTCCCGGGCGCGTGCCGTCGAAGGCGGCCACCCCGCCGACGAGGAGCCGTACGTGGAGCCGCGCGACACCAGCACCTGGCCCTCCGCATCGGCGCCGCGCGCGGCCGACGAAGGCTGA
- a CDS encoding carboxylate-amine ligase, which produces MTSSAFVSQRPPLTLGIEEEFLLADRRSRLTAPRADQVIADVGAVLGPRVQNEFFATQVEVCTEPVATAAELRRQLVDGRQLTAAAALRADCLLVASASGILGRRPPQITEGERYRRIADHVGPLATGSGEFGGCHVHLGSLGKADALALSSRLRPWLPVLQALMVNSPFAGGRDRNCASWRALRYERWPTVGPAPVLDEAGYEVLADRLVADGTILDRRMLYWYARPSEHLPTLEIRVADVNAAVDDTVLLALLLRGLAVVLLDEADRGSPGPVVTDAQLLGAHRQAALHGLRGTGVGPDGVPRPMLQLLHQLVRRSAPGLASTGDLAQVSTMLGGLLTFGTGAERQRAVRRRHGSLGDIVDDLARRTVAG; this is translated from the coding sequence ATGACCAGCAGCGCCTTCGTTTCCCAACGCCCACCGCTGACGCTCGGCATCGAGGAGGAGTTCCTGCTGGCCGATCGCCGCAGCCGGCTGACGGCCCCGCGGGCGGACCAGGTCATCGCGGACGTGGGGGCGGTGCTGGGCCCGCGGGTGCAGAACGAGTTCTTCGCGACCCAGGTCGAGGTGTGCACGGAACCAGTGGCCACGGCGGCGGAACTCCGCCGACAGCTGGTGGACGGCCGGCAGCTGACGGCGGCGGCCGCTCTACGGGCCGACTGCCTGCTGGTGGCCTCGGCGAGTGGGATCCTCGGCCGCCGGCCCCCGCAGATCACCGAGGGCGAGCGGTACCGGAGGATCGCCGACCACGTCGGCCCGCTGGCGACCGGTTCGGGCGAGTTCGGCGGCTGCCACGTCCATCTCGGCAGCCTCGGCAAGGCGGACGCGCTTGCACTGAGCAGTCGGCTGCGGCCGTGGCTGCCCGTGCTCCAGGCACTGATGGTCAACTCCCCCTTCGCCGGCGGCAGGGACCGCAACTGCGCCAGTTGGCGGGCGCTGCGGTACGAGCGGTGGCCCACCGTGGGCCCCGCGCCGGTACTCGACGAGGCGGGATACGAGGTGCTGGCCGACCGGCTCGTCGCCGACGGCACCATCCTGGACCGGCGGATGCTCTACTGGTACGCCCGGCCCTCCGAGCATCTGCCGACCCTGGAGATCCGTGTGGCGGACGTCAACGCGGCGGTGGACGACACCGTCCTGCTCGCGCTCCTGCTCCGCGGGCTGGCCGTCGTGCTGCTCGACGAGGCGGACCGGGGATCCCCGGGACCGGTCGTGACCGACGCGCAGTTGCTGGGTGCCCACCGGCAGGCCGCGCTGCACGGCTTGCGCGGTACGGGGGTCGGGCCGGACGGCGTCCCCAGGCCGATGCTCCAGCTGCTGCACCAGCTGGTGCGCCGCAGCGCCCCCGGGTTGGCCTCGACGGGCGATCTTGCCCAGGTGAGCACGATGCTCGGCGGCCTGCTGACCTTCGGCACGGGGGCCGAGCGCCAGCGGGCGGTCCGGCGCCGCCACGGCTCGCTGGGTGACATCGTGGACGACCTCGCCCGACGAACGGTGGCCGGCTGA
- a CDS encoding ABC transporter ATP-binding protein: MAEIVLEGITKRYPDGALAVQDFNLTIADGEFVILVGPSGCGKSTTLNMIAGLEDITEGTLRIDGQVVNDRAPKDRDIAMVFQSYALYPHMNVRENMGFALRLAKADKAVINAKVEEAARILDLTQHLDRKPANLSGGQRQRVAMGRAIVRDPKAFLMDEPLSNLDAKLRVQMRTQIAALQRRLGTTTVYVTHDQVEAMTLGDRVVVMRGGVVQQVGTPQELYDAPVNLFVAGFIGSPGMNFLAATLEQGSLRTSLGDLPLEDRVRRRLEGQDVPRDLIVGIRPEDFEDAALVDERHTGHTTTATVDVRESVGSDVYVHFTEEGGPAGTAELAELAADSGRADTGMQGHRIVARLSPATRAAEGSPLDLWLDASRVHVFDPATGINLTHPERHEG, encoded by the coding sequence GTGGCCGAGATCGTCCTAGAGGGCATCACCAAGCGCTACCCGGACGGCGCCCTCGCCGTCCAGGACTTCAACCTCACCATCGCCGACGGCGAGTTCGTCATCCTGGTCGGCCCCTCGGGCTGCGGAAAGTCCACCACCCTCAACATGATCGCCGGGCTGGAGGACATCACCGAGGGCACCCTGCGGATCGACGGTCAGGTGGTCAACGACCGCGCGCCCAAGGACCGCGACATCGCCATGGTGTTCCAGAGCTACGCCCTCTACCCGCACATGAACGTGCGCGAGAACATGGGCTTCGCGCTCAGACTCGCCAAGGCCGACAAGGCCGTCATCAACGCGAAGGTCGAGGAGGCGGCCCGCATCCTCGACCTCACCCAGCACCTCGACCGCAAGCCCGCCAATCTCTCCGGCGGCCAGCGCCAGCGCGTCGCGATGGGCCGGGCCATCGTCCGGGATCCGAAGGCCTTCCTGATGGACGAGCCGCTCTCCAACCTCGACGCCAAACTGCGGGTCCAGATGCGCACCCAGATCGCGGCCCTGCAGCGCCGACTGGGCACCACCACGGTCTACGTGACGCACGACCAGGTCGAGGCGATGACCCTGGGCGACCGCGTGGTCGTGATGCGCGGCGGCGTCGTCCAGCAGGTCGGTACGCCCCAGGAGCTCTACGACGCACCCGTCAATCTCTTCGTCGCCGGGTTCATCGGCTCGCCCGGTATGAACTTCCTGGCCGCGACGCTGGAACAGGGAAGTCTGCGGACCTCCCTCGGCGATCTGCCGCTGGAGGACCGGGTCCGCCGCCGGCTGGAGGGCCAGGACGTGCCGCGCGACCTCATCGTCGGCATCCGGCCCGAGGACTTCGAGGACGCCGCACTCGTGGACGAGCGGCACACCGGTCACACCACCACGGCCACGGTCGACGTCCGGGAGTCGGTCGGTTCGGACGTCTACGTCCATTTCACCGAGGAGGGCGGACCGGCCGGAACGGCCGAGCTGGCCGAGCTGGCAGCGGACTCCGGGCGCGCCGACACCGGCATGCAGGGCCACCGGATCGTCGCCCGGCTCAGCCCCGCCACCCGCGCCGCCGAGGGCAGCCCGCTGGACCTGTGGCTCGACGCGTCCCGCGTCCACGTCTTCGACCCCGCCACGGGCATCAACCTCACCCACCCCGAGCGGCACGAGGGGTAG
- a CDS encoding carbohydrate ABC transporter permease has translation MTSHRSRTLTEWGVVNVLVVLYALFPVWWIVALSFKDPSTLSDGNFIPRKWTWENYHGIFQTSEFTRALINSIGIAVIATTIAVVLGTMAAYAVARLRFPGKRLLIGMSLLIAMFPPISLVSPLFNIERVLGIFDTWVGLIIPYMTFSLPLAIYTLSAFFREIPWDLEKAAKVDGATPWQAFRLVIAPLAAPGVFTTGILVFIFCWNDFLFAISLTSTTAARTVPAAIAFFTGSSQFQQPTGSIAAAAVVITVPIVIFVLLFQRRIVAGLTAGAVKG, from the coding sequence GGACCCTCACCGAGTGGGGCGTCGTCAACGTCCTCGTCGTGCTCTACGCCCTGTTCCCGGTGTGGTGGATCGTCGCCCTGTCCTTCAAGGACCCGAGCACGCTCAGCGACGGCAACTTCATCCCCCGCAAATGGACCTGGGAGAACTACCACGGCATCTTCCAGACCTCGGAGTTCACCCGCGCCCTGATCAACTCGATCGGCATCGCGGTGATCGCCACCACCATCGCCGTGGTGCTCGGCACGATGGCCGCGTACGCCGTGGCCCGGCTGCGCTTCCCCGGGAAGCGGCTGCTGATCGGCATGTCGCTGCTCATCGCGATGTTCCCGCCCATCTCGCTGGTGTCGCCGCTGTTCAACATCGAGCGCGTGCTGGGGATCTTCGACACCTGGGTGGGTCTGATCATCCCCTACATGACCTTCTCGCTGCCGCTGGCGATCTACACCCTGTCCGCGTTCTTCCGCGAGATCCCGTGGGATCTGGAGAAGGCCGCCAAGGTGGACGGCGCCACCCCCTGGCAGGCGTTCCGGCTGGTGATCGCCCCGCTCGCCGCGCCCGGTGTCTTCACCACCGGGATCCTGGTGTTCATCTTCTGCTGGAACGACTTCCTCTTCGCGATCTCGCTGACCTCCACCACCGCGGCGCGTACCGTTCCGGCGGCGATCGCGTTCTTCACCGGCAGTTCGCAGTTCCAGCAGCCGACCGGCTCGATCGCCGCGGCCGCCGTGGTGATCACAGTGCCGATCGTGATCTTCGTGCTGCTGTTCCAGCGCCGCATCGTCGCCGGCCTCACGGCCGGCGCAGTCAAGGGTTGA